A region of Sphingobium baderi DNA encodes the following proteins:
- the trbE gene encoding conjugal transfer protein TrbE — translation MLILREYRNGADRLADHLPWAALVAKGVVLNKDGSFQRTLRFRGPDLESATEAELVSVCARANNALRRLGSGWALFFDAERIEALGYPDSVFPDPASWLVDEERRAHFDGRRGQHFESRYHLTLCYLPPADQVSRAERALLERETPQQDRDWRQELRGFIAETDRVLDLLSGFMDEVRALDDAETLTFLHDCISATRHPVAVPETPMYLDGLLVDTPLSGGIEPMLGARHLRTVTVLGFPNATRPGILDTLNHQGFAYRWATRFIALDKTAANKTLTRIRRQWFNKRKSIAQLMREVMMNEPVQLTDSDADNKVADADLALQALGGDHVAFGYYTATITVSDEDRFAADEKVRIVERIVNGLGFTSIRESVNAVEAWLGSLPGHVYANIRQPLVHTLNLAHLMPLSSVWAGPARNDHLNGPPLFYAETSGSTPFRLSIHVGDVGHMLIVGPTGAGKSVLLALLALQFRRYPGAQVYIFDKGLSARATVLACGGAHHALGESDALAFQPLRNIDDDAERTWAAEWVAALVAHEKVEVTPEVKEALWSALTSLASAPVEERTLTGLSVLLQSNALKAALLPYTLEGPFGRLLDAAENSLRLSSMQCFETEALMHSAGVVAPVLTYLFHRLEERFDGRPTLLVLDEAWVFLDNPLFAQRIREWLKVLRKKNVSVVFATQSLADIADSSIAPAIIESCPQRIFLANDRAIEPQGRAAYERFGLNDRQIELIARATPKRHYYLQSRRGNRLFELALGPIALSLCGASDPETQNLIDALLHREGADGFLAAFLEVRGLSWASQLIPGFPGAQRAGTEPITPQQKELL, via the coding sequence ATGCTGATCCTGCGTGAATACCGCAATGGCGCCGATCGCCTTGCCGATCATCTCCCCTGGGCTGCGTTGGTGGCCAAGGGCGTGGTGCTGAACAAGGATGGAAGCTTCCAGCGCACACTTCGCTTTCGCGGCCCAGACCTGGAATCAGCGACCGAAGCTGAGTTGGTTTCGGTCTGCGCGCGGGCGAACAATGCACTGCGGCGTCTGGGATCGGGCTGGGCGCTGTTCTTCGATGCCGAACGCATTGAGGCGCTGGGCTATCCCGACAGCGTCTTTCCCGATCCCGCTTCCTGGCTCGTGGATGAGGAACGGCGGGCGCATTTCGATGGGAGGCGGGGTCAGCATTTCGAGAGCCGCTATCATTTGACCCTCTGCTACCTGCCGCCCGCCGATCAGGTGAGCCGCGCTGAACGGGCGCTGCTCGAACGCGAGACACCGCAACAGGATCGCGATTGGCGGCAGGAACTGCGCGGTTTCATCGCCGAGACCGACCGGGTTCTGGACTTGCTTTCCGGTTTCATGGACGAGGTCCGCGCGTTGGACGACGCTGAAACACTGACTTTCCTCCACGACTGCATTTCCGCAACGCGCCATCCCGTCGCGGTGCCGGAAACACCGATGTATCTCGACGGGCTGTTGGTCGATACGCCGCTTTCCGGCGGGATCGAACCGATGTTGGGCGCGCGCCATCTGCGCACTGTCACAGTGCTTGGTTTTCCCAATGCGACCCGGCCAGGCATTCTCGATACGCTCAACCATCAGGGTTTCGCCTATCGCTGGGCGACCCGATTCATCGCGCTCGACAAGACGGCGGCCAACAAGACGCTGACCCGCATCCGCCGTCAGTGGTTCAACAAGAGGAAGTCCATCGCGCAGCTCATGCGCGAAGTGATGATGAACGAGCCGGTTCAGCTGACCGACAGCGATGCCGACAACAAAGTCGCCGATGCCGATCTCGCGCTACAGGCGCTCGGCGGCGACCATGTGGCGTTCGGCTATTATACCGCGACGATCACCGTGTCGGACGAGGATCGTTTTGCCGCCGATGAAAAGGTCCGCATCGTCGAGCGTATCGTCAATGGCCTGGGCTTCACTAGCATCCGTGAAAGCGTCAACGCGGTCGAAGCCTGGCTGGGATCGCTGCCCGGCCATGTCTACGCAAATATCAGGCAACCGCTGGTCCATACGCTGAACCTTGCCCATCTGATGCCGCTGTCGTCGGTCTGGGCAGGGCCGGCGCGCAACGATCATCTGAACGGGCCGCCGCTGTTCTATGCCGAGACAAGCGGATCGACGCCGTTCCGCCTGTCTATCCATGTCGGCGATGTCGGCCATATGTTGATCGTCGGGCCGACTGGCGCGGGTAAGTCGGTGCTGCTGGCGCTGCTCGCGCTTCAGTTCCGGCGCTATCCGGGCGCTCAAGTATATATTTTCGACAAGGGGCTATCCGCCCGTGCGACGGTGCTGGCCTGTGGCGGCGCGCATCATGCGTTGGGTGAGAGTGACGCGCTGGCGTTCCAGCCCCTGCGCAATATCGACGACGATGCCGAACGCACATGGGCGGCCGAATGGGTAGCCGCGCTGGTCGCCCATGAAAAGGTCGAAGTGACGCCCGAGGTCAAGGAAGCCTTGTGGTCCGCACTCACGAGCCTCGCCAGCGCCCCGGTCGAGGAACGCACGCTCACCGGCCTGTCGGTCCTCTTGCAGTCCAACGCGCTCAAGGCCGCGCTGCTGCCCTATACGCTGGAGGGGCCGTTCGGCCGTCTGCTCGATGCAGCGGAAAACAGCCTGCGCTTGTCCAGCATGCAGTGCTTCGAGACCGAGGCGCTGATGCACAGCGCGGGCGTCGTCGCCCCGGTGCTGACCTATCTGTTCCACCGGCTTGAGGAACGCTTCGACGGACGCCCGACCTTGCTGGTTCTGGACGAGGCATGGGTGTTTCTCGACAACCCGCTGTTCGCCCAGCGCATCCGCGAATGGCTGAAGGTTCTCCGCAAGAAGAATGTCAGCGTGGTGTTCGCCACCCAGTCGCTCGCCGACATTGCCGATAGCAGCATTGCCCCGGCGATCATCGAATCCTGCCCGCAACGCATCTTCCTCGCGAACGATCGCGCCATCGAGCCGCAGGGCCGCGCCGCCTATGAGCGCTTCGGTCTCAACGACCGGCAGATCGAGCTGATCGCCCGCGCCACGCCCAAGCGACATTATTATCTGCAATCGCGGCGCGGCAATCGCCTGTTCGAACTCGCCCTTGGCCCCATCGCGCTCAGCTTATGCGGCGCATCCGATCCCGAAACCCAAAACCTGATCGACGCCCTGCTGCATCGCGAAGGCGCTGACGGCTTCCTCGCGGCCTTTCTCGAAGTGCGCGGGCTCTCCTGGGCTTCGCAGCTGATCCCCGGCTTTCCCGGTGCGCAGCGCGCCGGGACCGAGCCAATCACCCCTCAGCAGAAGGAGCTATTGTGA
- a CDS encoding VirB3 family type IV secretion system protein gives MTGANSIPAGGHIEGFEVSLHRALTERILLGGAPRGIAILNGTLAAAMGLGLQQWIAGLLLWLAGHSLAVFAAKRDPDFAPVVVRHLRQKAYLSC, from the coding sequence ATGACCGGGGCCAACTCCATCCCAGCCGGTGGGCACATCGAAGGTTTCGAGGTGTCACTGCACCGCGCGCTCACCGAACGGATCCTGCTTGGGGGTGCGCCGCGCGGAATCGCGATCCTCAACGGCACGCTCGCCGCCGCGATGGGGCTTGGTCTCCAGCAATGGATCGCGGGACTTTTGCTCTGGCTAGCCGGACATAGCCTCGCGGTCTTCGCGGCGAAACGCGATCCGGATTTCGCGCCCGTTGTCGTCCGTCACCTCCGACAGAAGGCCTACCTCTCATGCTGA
- a CDS encoding CopG family transcriptional regulator, producing MKPRHHLYLDEDLTAQLERLGSKPGTSKSAIVSDALRDYLNRRATREVDDLLKVRLDRISTQLGRIERDSLVLLETLSLFVRYQLTVTAPLPEADKAAQAIGRERFRRFVDQVGRQLAAGRSIGSTPSDNGGGQ from the coding sequence ATGAAACCCCGCCATCATCTCTATCTCGATGAGGATCTGACCGCGCAGTTGGAACGGCTCGGTTCGAAGCCGGGCACGTCGAAGTCTGCGATCGTGTCCGATGCGCTGCGCGATTATCTCAATCGCCGCGCCACGCGGGAAGTGGACGATCTTCTGAAAGTCCGGCTCGACCGGATCAGCACCCAGCTTGGCCGGATCGAACGTGACAGTCTGGTCTTGCTCGAAACGTTGTCGCTGTTCGTCCGCTACCAGCTCACCGTAACCGCGCCGCTGCCCGAAGCCGACAAGGCGGCGCAGGCGATCGGCCGCGAACGCTTCCGCCGCTTCGTCGACCAGGTAGGGCGGCAACTCGCCGCCGGCCGGTCCATCGGTTCCACGCCTTCCGATAACGGAGGCGGACAATGA
- the trbB gene encoding P-type conjugative transfer ATPase TrbB, translating to MSGGVNLTSQGRRRAMLRTAMGPAIAAALSDPRVLEIMVNPDGSLRLDLLGEGRVDSEVRVEPAEAERIIRLVASHVRAEVHAGAPIVSAELPEGGERFEGLLPPVSTAPCFSIRKPAVRIHTLTDYVTGGIMRAEVALALSMAVVERKNILVAGGTSSGKTTLANALLAEMATLDERVIIIEDTRELQCAAPDTVALHTRPGVVTMADLVRSTLRLRPDRIIVGEVRGGEALDMLKAWNTGHPGGITTVHANSARSALYRIEQLVAECVITVPRRLIAEAIDMIVFISGRGTGRRVETVAEVDGLDVDGDFAVTDLIIPHSTGD from the coding sequence ATGAGCGGCGGTGTCAATCTGACCTCGCAGGGCCGTCGCCGGGCGATGCTGCGCACCGCGATGGGACCGGCGATTGCCGCTGCGCTTTCCGACCCGCGCGTCCTCGAGATCATGGTCAATCCGGACGGTTCGCTACGGCTCGATCTGCTGGGCGAAGGCCGTGTGGATTCGGAAGTGCGGGTGGAACCGGCGGAGGCTGAACGCATCATCCGGCTGGTAGCCTCGCACGTCCGCGCCGAGGTCCACGCCGGCGCGCCGATCGTCAGCGCCGAACTGCCGGAAGGCGGGGAGCGGTTCGAAGGGCTATTGCCGCCGGTGTCGACCGCACCTTGCTTTTCCATCCGCAAGCCGGCCGTGCGCATCCACACACTGACGGACTATGTGACGGGCGGCATTATGCGCGCCGAAGTCGCGCTGGCGCTGTCTATGGCCGTTGTCGAGCGCAAGAACATCCTTGTCGCGGGCGGTACGTCTTCAGGCAAAACCACGCTGGCGAACGCCTTGCTGGCCGAGATGGCAACGCTCGACGAGCGAGTCATCATCATTGAGGACACACGCGAGCTGCAATGCGCCGCGCCGGACACGGTGGCGCTGCACACCCGGCCTGGCGTTGTAACGATGGCTGACCTGGTGCGTTCGACGCTGCGTCTGCGCCCCGATCGCATTATCGTTGGTGAAGTCCGAGGCGGCGAGGCGCTGGACATGCTGAAGGCCTGGAACACCGGTCATCCGGGCGGGATCACGACGGTTCATGCCAACAGCGCGCGCTCTGCGCTTTACCGGATCGAGCAGCTTGTTGCCGAGTGCGTCATCACGGTGCCACGGCGGCTGATCGCCGAAGCCATCGACATGATCGTGTTCATCTCCGGCCGGGGCACCGGCCGCAGGGTCGAGACCGTTGCCGAGGTGGACGGGCTCGATGTCGACGGCGATTTCGCCGTCACCGACCTCATCATCCCCCACAGCACAGGAGATTGA
- a CDS encoding TrbC/VirB2 family protein — protein MHALNVPTIRRLPNKLLLAAATLLLPISAMAAGSGMPWEEPLQQVLESVQGPVAKIVAVIIIISTGLALAFGETSGGFRKLIQIVFGLSIAFAASSFFLSFFSFGGGALI, from the coding sequence ATGCATGCCCTCAATGTGCCCACTATCCGCCGCTTGCCCAACAAGTTGCTGCTCGCCGCCGCGACGCTGCTCTTGCCCATCTCCGCCATGGCCGCCGGCTCGGGCATGCCGTGGGAAGAGCCGCTGCAACAGGTTCTAGAATCGGTGCAAGGCCCGGTCGCCAAGATCGTCGCGGTCATCATCATTATCTCGACCGGCTTGGCGCTCGCCTTCGGCGAAACCTCTGGCGGTTTCCGCAAGCTGATCCAGATCGTCTTCGGCCTCTCGATCGCCTTCGCGGCATCGAGCTTTTTCCTCTCCTTCTTCAGCTTTGGTGGCGGAGCGCTGATCTGA